From the Jeongeupia sp. HS-3 genome, the window GTCCGACACCCAGCGTTGATTCATCCCGGATGCGTCGAATTGCCGTTCCAGCCGATTTGGTGCCACCGGAAGCAGGTGTTGGCTGACCGGGACAGGTCGCCACCGTTTACGGGAACGTACCTTCAGCCCGCCTTGGCGCATCAGGCGGCCAACACGGTGGCGGCCACAGGCGAAGCCTTGTGCGACCAGTTCCGCATGTATCCGACGATGCCCATAGATGCCGTTGACTTCGGCATGGACCAGACGGATTTCCCGTAACAGCACGCGATTAGCCATCTCTCGCATCGAAGGCGGCCGGTTGCGCCAAGCGTAGTAGCTGCTCCGTGAGACGCGGAACAACTGGCACATGACGGCAACAGGATAACGCTCAGCAAGCGCCTGAATGGCGCGGTACTTCACTTCGTGGGCTGCGAGAAGATGGCGAGCGCTTTTTTTAGGACGTCACGCTCCATGGTGACGCGTGCTAGATCATCGCGCAGACGCTTGAGTTCGGCTGCTTCGCCCAGTTGCTTGCCATGACCAGGAAAGGCATCCATGCCCTTGAGCAGAAACTGGCGTTTCCATTTGCCCAGCAGGCCTTCGGTGATGCCGAAGGCCTGCGCCACGTGACGTAGCGGCGTGCCAGCCAGGATTTGCTCAACAGCTTCCCGCTTGAAGGACTCGGGAAAGGTACGGCGGATTTGGGTCATGAACACTCCTTGGTGGCGATTATCCACCTTAAGTTAGTGTCCTTCCGTATAGGGACAGACCACACCAACAACTACGTCCCGAGTTACTCGCCGAGCGTGACCTGGGTGATTGAGGGTTATTGATATGGGAATGCTTTTTAGCGCAAGCCGGATGGGCTTTTTCGATGCCGATCAACGCGCCGACTATGAGGTCGCCGGCACATGGCCGGACGATGCGGTCGAGATCAGCGACGCGCTGTACCGATCGCTCATGGCACCGCGCGATGACGGCAAAGTGATGGATGTCAGCCCGGACGGCATGCCGGCGCTGGTTGATCCACCGCCGCCGGCGCCCGTGCCTGTTGATGCGTTGCGGCAACTCGCCCGCGACGCAATCAATCAATGGCGCGACCGGCAGGAACAGGGCGTGATTCAGTTCGAGCACGCCGGCCACCGCTGGGATGGCGGCCTCAAGGTGCGCGATCGGCTCAACACCACGCTCGGCACGCTCAAGGCCTACGGCGTACCGGACGATTTCTTCTGGACTTCCGCCGACAACATCGACGTACCGATGACCCATCTTGAGTTGCAGGCGCTGTACGAGGCACACGAGCGCGCGGTCTTCTATCAGGGCTGGCAAATCCATCAGCGGCAGCGCGAGCTGAAACGCCAGGTCGACGCTGCCGATGCGGTATGGCTGCAAACCTTCGTACCCAATTGGCCTATGGATTGACCTGAACGGGTAGTGTGCTGAGGTGAAATTTCATTCCACATGGTGAAAAATCACGCACTACCTACTTATCGCGCAAATGGCGTCGAGTTTTCGCGCCGCGCTTCAGCCTGAACTCAAGCAAGCGACACCCACCACCACAAACCGTTCGCCCCCCCCTACCCGAGACATCAACTCAGGCACCCACGACGCACTCACACCAACATAGCTCGGCAACAGCACCATACTCACCCCAGACGACGGCGCTCTGATCAAATTGGCACCCAAGGCATCGCGCAGCATCCTGCGAGAGATCCAGCACCAACACAGAGAGTTCGGGCGCCCAGTTCCGATCCGCCGGCTCGCCGAGACCGTCGAAATGGGTCAGCCCCTGCGCCACCAGCGCGTCGAGCAGGTTTTGGTGGCGGGCGCGATTTTCGTGCTCGCACAAAGCCACCGAGCGCGGATTCGCCGCCGAGACGAAAGCCCACGCAACAACGCCGTGCTGTTGCAGCACGGCGTCGAGATCGGGATGGCTGCGGCCGATCCGCAGCACCAGTTGCAGCGCCGGCACCACGTAACGGGTAGCACGGTAGGCTGCATCGAGGCTGGCGCGCTCGGCCGGGGTCATTACTTGATGTTGTACTGCTTGATCATTTGCAGCATCTGACCGAACACGCGCGGCGTACCGCAGAGCACGTCACCCGACTCCAGATACTTTTCTTCGCCAGCGAAGTCGGTCACCAGACCGCCCGCCTCTTGCACCAGCAGCGTACCGGCAGCGATATCGACAAGCTTGAGATCGAATTCGAAGAAACCGTCGAAGCGGCCGCAGGCGACATAAGCCAGATCCAGCGCGGCGGCACCCGGGCGACGCACACCGGCGGCCTTTTGCGCCATGTCGCGGAAGATGGCCATATAGGCATCGAGATTGTCGAACTTGGTGTACGGGAAGCCAGTACCCACCAGCGCATCGGACAGATCGCGCACCTTGGAAACACGGATACGGCGATCGTTCAGGAAAGCACCGACGCCGCGGGTCGCGGTAAACAGGTCATTGCGGTTCGGGTCGTAAACCACGGCCTGGGTGATCACGCCGCGATGTTCCAGCGCGATTGACACCGCGTATTGCGGGAAACCGTGCAGGAAGTTGGTGGTACCATCAAGCGGATCGATGATCCACACGTATTCCGAATTGCCGCGCGCACCGGATTCTTCGGCGATGATCGCGTGCGTCGGATAGGCCTCGAGGATGGTTTCGATGATCGCTTGCTCGGCAGCACGATCGACTTCAGAGACGAAATCGTTGTGGCCTTTCTTTTCCGGCGTGATCAGATCGAGGTTGTTCGAAGCGCGCTGAATAACAGAGGCGGCGCGGCGGGCGGCACGAACTGCCGTGTTGAGCATCGGATGCATTGCGGGTTCCTGTAGCGGTAAAAGCGGATCAACGGGAGCGCCAGCGGGCCTGTGAGGGCCATGCAACGCGATGCAAATTGTCATGCGACCAGGCGCTTGCCGCCGGATCCGCTTCTAAAGATCGAAAATCGGCCCCCATTGTAACCGTATCAGGCATGAATCCCAATACTTCAGACAATACCCTCGACCCCAATCACGAAGCCAATCAACAGCTTGAGCGTTTTCGTGTGGTGCTTTCGCACACTTCCCATCCCGGCAACATAGGCTCGACTGCGCGCGCGATGAAAACCATGGGGCTGACCCGGCTCTATCTGGTCAACCCCAAGGAGTTCCCCTCCGAGGTGGCCGTTGCACTGGCGTCGAACGCACACGACCTGCTGGATAGCGCCATCATCGTCGATTCGATGGAAAAGGCACTCGAAGGCACGACCCTGCAAGTGGCAATGACGGCACGCCGGCGCGAGCTGGCGCAACCGCTGCAGACACCTCGGCAGCTGGTGCCGGAACTGGTGAACGAAGCCCGCCACGGCGGCGAGATCGCCTTGGTATTCGGCACCGAAATGAGCGGACTGACGATCGACGAGGTGCAACTTTGCAATCGCCGCGTCACCATCCCGACCAATCCGGATTATTCGAGCCTGAATCTGGCGCAGGCAGTGCAAGTCTTGTGTTACGAGCTGCGCGCCACGCTGCTTGATGACGTCAGCCACCTGGAAGAGCGGCGCAACTACGCCAGCCACGAGTACATCGAACTCTTCTATAAGCATCTGGAAGAAACGCTGACGACGATCGGCTTCCTCAAACCCAAGGCACCCAAGCGGCTGATGCCACGGCTGCGACGGATGTATCAGCGCATCGACCTGGAACAGGAAGAGGTCGATATCCTGCGCGGCATACTGCGGGCGACGCTGGAGTACAAGCATAAGTCACCGCCGAAAGACGACACGCCATAAACAAAACGGGACCGATGGTCCCGTTTTGCTATTCCAGATAACGCTTGCCACCGTAACCGCTGATGGCCATCAATATTCGCACAATGCCGTGCGATATCCACGGCAACACACGAAACAGCCAGCGACCACGCCGCAAGTCGACCAGCGCGATCTGCGACGCGTCCTCGCTCAGACGCGAACGCAGATCATCGCGTAGCGCCACGGCCAGACCGTGGTCACGCACCGCGATATTGCCCTCTCGCGCCAGCAACAGACTAAAGGGATCAATATTGCTCGAACCTACCGTGGCCCAGTAACGATCGACGACCGCGACCTTGGCGTGCATGAAGCCCTCGCGATACTCGTAGATCTCGACCCCGGCCTTGAGAAAGCTGCGATAGAAACCACGACT encodes:
- a CDS encoding inositol monophosphatase family protein, whose amino-acid sequence is MHPMLNTAVRAARRAASVIQRASNNLDLITPEKKGHNDFVSEVDRAAEQAIIETILEAYPTHAIIAEESGARGNSEYVWIIDPLDGTTNFLHGFPQYAVSIALEHRGVITQAVVYDPNRNDLFTATRGVGAFLNDRRIRVSKVRDLSDALVGTGFPYTKFDNLDAYMAIFRDMAQKAAGVRRPGAAALDLAYVACGRFDGFFEFDLKLVDIAAGTLLVQEAGGLVTDFAGEEKYLESGDVLCGTPRVFGQMLQMIKQYNIK
- a CDS encoding DUF3293 domain-containing protein encodes the protein MTPAERASLDAAYRATRYVVPALQLVLRIGRSHPDLDAVLQQHGVVAWAFVSAANPRSVALCEHENRARHQNLLDALVAQGLTHFDGLGEPADRNWAPELSVLVLDLSQDAARCLGCQFDQSAVVWGEYGAVAELCWCECVVGA
- a CDS encoding DUF4376 domain-containing protein yields the protein MLFSASRMGFFDADQRADYEVAGTWPDDAVEISDALYRSLMAPRDDGKVMDVSPDGMPALVDPPPPAPVPVDALRQLARDAINQWRDRQEQGVIQFEHAGHRWDGGLKVRDRLNTTLGTLKAYGVPDDFFWTSADNIDVPMTHLELQALYEAHERAVFYQGWQIHQRQRELKRQVDAADAVWLQTFVPNWPMD
- a CDS encoding transposase; its protein translation is MTQIRRTFPESFKREAVEQILAGTPLRHVAQAFGITEGLLGKWKRQFLLKGMDAFPGHGKQLGEAAELKRLRDDLARVTMERDVLKKALAIFSQPTK
- a CDS encoding RNA methyltransferase, yielding MNPNTSDNTLDPNHEANQQLERFRVVLSHTSHPGNIGSTARAMKTMGLTRLYLVNPKEFPSEVAVALASNAHDLLDSAIIVDSMEKALEGTTLQVAMTARRRELAQPLQTPRQLVPELVNEARHGGEIALVFGTEMSGLTIDEVQLCNRRVTIPTNPDYSSLNLAQAVQVLCYELRATLLDDVSHLEERRNYASHEYIELFYKHLEETLTTIGFLKPKAPKRLMPRLRRMYQRIDLEQEEVDILRGILRATLEYKHKSPPKDDTP